The nucleotide window CACCCCCACCCCAGCCCTCCCCCGTCGAGGGGTAGGGTGTAAGTAGTTGCCCGCTCAGGCCTTGCGGCAGCGCGCGATCACGCCGTCGATGTCACGCTGGAGCATGTCGCGCCGTACGAAGTGCGCGCCCGGCAGCTCGTGCCACTCGTGCGGAATGCCGTTGGCCGCCAGCAGGCCGCGGAACTCGCGCTGGCCGTTGCGCACGAAGTTCTCGTTGATGTCCTGGTCCAGCCCGCAGACCATGAAGATGCGCTTGTTGTAGTAGCTCGGCAGGCGCTCGACCGGGTTGTCCGCACTCACGCGGCCCTGGTCCCAGAATGGCGAGCCATACACCGTGCCGCCGCTCAGCTCGGCCCAGCGCGAGCTCTCGTTGGCCCAGTGCACCACCGCGCCGCCATCGCGGCGCAGGCTCACCGGACCGGAGTGCGAGCTGACCGAGCAGAAGTGGCCGTAGTACTTGGCCGCGTATTTGAATGCGCCGAAGCCGCCCATCGAGAAGCCCGATACCGCACGACCGTCGTACTCGGCAAAGGTGCGGAAGTTGGCGTCGATCCAGGGAATCAGCTGGTTGATGTGGAAGGCCTCCCAGTTCTTGGGGCCAGCGAAGGAATTGACCGGGTTGCTGTACCAGCCGGCGGTGCCGCCGTCAGGCATTACCACGATCAGCGCGCGCCCGCGCGTGAGGCCGATGATGTCGTCCTCCAGGTGGAATTTGCGGAAGTCCTGCGCGCCGCCGTGCAGCAGGTACAGCACCGGGTAGCGGCGCCAGGTGGCGTGGAAGTAGTCCTCGGGGAGCAGCACGTTGACCGCCGGCTGCCACGCGATCTGGCTGGTCGAGAACCGGTAATAGAGCAGCCGGTCGGAAGCGCCGTGCTCCGTGATCGTCAGGCCAAAACCGTTCGACGCAGCCTGCGCGCTGCGCGGCATCGAGAGGCCCAGAGTCCCAAAGGCACCCAGCGCGGCCGCGCCGCCCACGGCCTTGAGCACGCTGCGGCGGCTCAGTTGGTGATCGTTGCGCATGGCAATTCCCCCTCCGGCTGACGGGCATCAGGCCCATTTCTGCTGCTTCCGATGCTAGCCCCGGCGGTCGAATCGGGGGGTCTCTTGGGCGGCCACGGCCAGTGCCATTTCGGGACAGGTGAGTGGTGCGGGTTGGGCCTGCAGGGGTCGTGAGGAGATCAAAAATGGCCGCGACCCGGGCCGACGGCTGCCCGCTTTGCAAATATATAAATATTTGTATAATGGCCCAATGAAGCCGCTCTTCTTCGTGGGCGCCAGCCGCGACGATTTACGTGCGTTCCCGACCGAAGCCCGGCGCGCGATGGGCTTCGATCTTTTTGCTGTTCAGCACGGGCTTGACCCGCGCGACTGGAAGCCGATGAAGACGGTAGGGCCCGGTGTCCGGGAGATTCGGGTACGAGTGGGTGGAGCGTTCCGGGTCATATACCTGGCGCAGCGTCCGGAGGCGGTGTACGTACTTCACGCCTTTGAGAAGAAGAGTGCGAAAACATCGCGACAGGACATTGAACTGGCAAGGAACCGCCTCAAACAGATTGGAGGCTAGACCATGGCCAAGAAGATCATCATCCGCAGCAAAGGTAACGTATTCGAGGATCTGGGGTTCGACCCTGCGGAGGCGGCGGTGATGGAAATGCGCGCCCGGCTGATGGCCGAGCTTCGCCTGCGCATCAAGGGCAAGGGTTGGACCCAGAAGCAGGCTGCGGAGCGGCTAGGGATTACTCAGCCGCGCGTTTCAGCACTGATCAAGGGCAAGTACGAGCAGTTCAGTCTCGATATGCTTCTTCAGCTTGCACTGAAGGCGGGGCTGCACCCCGAAGTCAGACTGGCGGCATGAAAGGTGCTAGGGAAGCTCGGATTAATTCGGAGCCCCGGCGAAAGCCGGGGTCCAGAGCCTTGAAAGTCGCTGGATTCCGGCTTGCGCCGGAAGGACGAAGGAATTGATCAGAAGTTCCCTTGAGCGGCAGCACGACTGTCCCGAAGGGGTATACCCGGAAAAGGCGGGCTGCGGCCAGCTCCTGCCGTTCAAAGCCGAAGCTTAAATCACGAGAAAGGCGACACTCAGGCTCGTCTTCAATGTCGGCTTTTGGGTATGGCAACGCAGCATCCTGTCGGCGATTAGTGTGTTACAATGTGCGCACACTCCGAGAGATTGAAGACATGGGCGCCACAGCGACCAGCAATATCAATATCCGGCTGCCGAAGCAGACTCGAGCGTTGATCGACAAGGCTGCCAAGGCGCTAGGGCGTAACCGGTCCGAGTTTGTCCTGGATGTTGCCAGAGAACGCGCCATTGAGGTCCTCCTTGATCGCGCGCAGTTTGAGTTGACTGCGAACGAGCACAGACGCTTTATGGAGATACTTGACCGCCCCCTGCCCAAGGAGTCAGCCGCAGCGCTCAAGCGCCTGCTTGATCGCAAGGCACCATGGGAGACGTGACCTACCGACCGCCCGTTCCCTTGGCGGATACGCACCGGTTGGAAGAGTTCTCCTGCACTGAAGTTTCGCTGGAGTTGTGGCTGAAGCGCAGCGCCCGTAAAAACCACCTCAGCGGTGCCTCACGGGTATTCGTTGTGGCCGAATCAGATGGGGCGGTCGTGGGCTACTACGCACTGGCGGCGGGCTCGGTTGCGCGCGCGTTGGTTCCCGGTCGCGTGCGTCGGAATATGCCAGAGCCGATCCCTGTTGCCATTCTTGGCAGGCTTGCGGTGCACGCGGCTCATACGGGACGTGGCTTGGGCCATGGTTTGCTGAAGGACGCCATCTCCAGAACGCAACGGGCGGCCGTGGACTTGGGCATCCGCGCATTACTGTGCCACGCGGTGGACCAGCATGCGCGAGCTTTTTATCTGCACCACGGTTTCATTGTCTCGCCGATGGAACCGCTGACAGTGGTCTTACCGTTGGGATGAGCGCAAGATCGTGAATGTCGGCATTGGACGCCCTGTGCGACGGTAAATTGCGGCCAGAATTTGCCGTTCAATACCGACGCCTAAATTGCTCGTAAGCAGACGCTCAGCGGGCATTTGAACGTCAAGTTGGGGGTGCTTAAATTCCCGGTGCAGACTGGGTTTCCATTTGTTACGTACGGAGGCAGTCATGGAAACCGAGTGGATTGTTGAGCCATCACAGGCGCACGGTACCCTACTCACCGGCAGCTTTCGAAAAATTGGAAGTGAGTGCGGTGGCTGTCTCGCCAGGAACCGGCGCTATTCCGGATCCGGGATGTCCAGCGGCTTGATGGACTCGAGGGTGTCCCAGATGCCCAGCGCCCACTTGTAAGCAGCAAACGTTGAGTGACTTGTATCCGTCGGTGGCCACCAGCCAGGCGCGTTGAACTGGAAGCCATTGGCGTCGACTTCCCAGATCTGTGTGGCGACTGCGGTTCCCATTTCCAGGCCCATGCGGATGAGCTCTTCGTCATCGAATCGGCGACCGGACTGAATGTACGTGCCTGCCGCAACGAAGTTGGAACCGGTCCAGACGGCGTCGGCTTCCCATACGGGCAATGACCTGCATGCTTCAGTTTGATGACAGGCGTTGCTGTAAAAGGGGTTGAGGTCCCTCGGTATTGGATAGATGCCGATGGCCTGACCGAGGTAAGCGATGTTCGGCGCGCCGAGCAGGCGGCC belongs to Nevskiales bacterium and includes:
- a CDS encoding alpha/beta hydrolase family protein, yielding MRNDHQLSRRSVLKAVGGAAALGAFGTLGLSMPRSAQAASNGFGLTITEHGASDRLLYYRFSTSQIAWQPAVNVLLPEDYFHATWRRYPVLYLLHGGAQDFRKFHLEDDIIGLTRGRALIVVMPDGGTAGWYSNPVNSFAGPKNWEAFHINQLIPWIDANFRTFAEYDGRAVSGFSMGGFGAFKYAAKYYGHFCSVSSHSGPVSLRRDGGAVVHWANESSRWAELSGGTVYGSPFWDQGRVSADNPVERLPSYYNKRIFMVCGLDQDINENFVRNGQREFRGLLAANGIPHEWHELPGAHFVRRDMLQRDIDGVIARCRKA
- a CDS encoding GNAT family N-acetyltransferase; the encoded protein is MEEFSCTEVSLELWLKRSARKNHLSGASRVFVVAESDGAVVGYYALAAGSVARALVPGRVRRNMPEPIPVAILGRLAVHAAHTGRGLGHGLLKDAISRTQRAAVDLGIRALLCHAVDQHARAFYLHHGFIVSPMEPLTVVLPLG
- a CDS encoding helix-turn-helix transcriptional regulator, translated to MAKKIIIRSKGNVFEDLGFDPAEAAVMEMRARLMAELRLRIKGKGWTQKQAAERLGITQPRVSALIKGKYEQFSLDMLLQLALKAGLHPEVRLAA
- a CDS encoding type II toxin-antitoxin system RelE/ParE family toxin, coding for MKPLFFVGASRDDLRAFPTEARRAMGFDLFAVQHGLDPRDWKPMKTVGPGVREIRVRVGGAFRVIYLAQRPEAVYVLHAFEKKSAKTSRQDIELARNRLKQIGG
- a CDS encoding DUF1778 domain-containing protein; this encodes MGATATSNINIRLPKQTRALIDKAAKALGRNRSEFVLDVARERAIEVLLDRAQFELTANEHRRFMEILDRPLPKESAAALKRLLDRKAPWET